The window CCACTCCCTCCGTCAGCTAGTGTTCATGTTCCAAAAGGAGGGCACCCAGCTAGAAGCTACTGAGAATCCCACTCCTCCCTAGACCGGAGACCAACGAGAAGGGCACGTTCTCCTGAAGCTGCAGACTAGACAGCATCCTACCCGGGTCACATTCACTTATACTGGCCAGATACCATAatgagctaattttttttttttaatgcatcctACACGATTTACTTGAATCACCTCATTAAATTCTCACAACATTCctactgttatctccattttacagctaaggttcagagaagttgaCTTTCCCAAGATGGTGTGGGCTAATAAGTGGCAAATCTGGAATTTGAATTCAGGGCAGCCCAATTCCAGAGAGCGCtgggcaacaaaaccaaaaactgagGGCAGAGTGAGGGGCTGGCTTTCCTGGAATGGGAGGACTCCTTTCTGGACCTAGCCTTTGACCGGGCCAAGGGGTATCCCAGACAAGAGTTCCACCTTCTATTCACGAGCCATGCAGGCACCTGATTGGCCAAGGCAGGACAAGCCAGTCAGTCAGCAGAGGGCAATAGCCTTCCTTGGGGCACTTTCTAACTGGCCAGTGGGGCCTGAATACCTCCTGAGATGCTGACTAGATGGGCTTGAACTGCATCTTATATGGAATTGCTTGATCACATGATGAATTTCGTCTTCATCACTCAACTGCCTCTCCCCTAGGTCACATTTAAGAGGTGAACAGAGAAGGAGCCTGCCAAGGAGACTGAGAAGTgaccagagagaaggaagcacaGTAGGTGTGGTATGTCACTTTAGTCACACCAGAAGAGTGGTTAGAGGAAGGGATGTCCATAGTGGTAAATGCTGCTGAGGAGTCAGAAATGATAACTAAAAAGTGTTTTTTGGATTAGCAACATGTAGGTCATTGGTGTCCTTGGTGAAGGCTATTTCTAAGGATTGATGGGGTAGAAGTCAGATTGCAGAGGGATAAAGAGTGGGACTCAGTGTGTAGAAGCAACTCTTACAAGATTTTTGGCCATCAAGCAAAACTGTAAGGCTGGAAAAGGATAAAGAATAGAGAGAAGGTTGAATTTTAAATAGGAGATGGGTATGAACATGCTAAAATATCCATGAGAAAGTTAATGGGTGAAACTGAGGACAGCGtggtaagtgaaataaaccagtcacaaaaagacaaacactgtatgatcccacttattgAAGTATTTAAGATTAGTCAAGATCATAgagttgtcaggggctgggggaaggaggtcATGAGGAATTATTGTTTATTGGGTATGGTTTCAGTTTTaccagatgaaaagagttatggaaatggatggtggtgatggttgcacaacattctgaatgtatttaataccactgaactgtatacttaaaaatggctaagatggtaaattttatgtgtattttaccacacaaaaaaaagccatgagccggcccggtggcgcagcggttaagttctcatgttctgcttctcggcggccccgggtttgccggttcggatcccaggttcggacatggcactgcttggcacgccatgctgtgacaggcgtcccacatataaagtagaggaagatgggcacgaatgttggctcagggccagtcttcctcagcaaaaagaggaggattggcagtagttagctcagggctaatcttcctcaaaacaaaagaaaacaaaacaaaacaaaaaaccccctgGAAAATGAGGGGGTGCTAATGGTGTGGGTGAGGTTGGAAATATGAGAGGGAGAGTTAAATGGAGCAGTCCTTAAAAAGCCCAGGAGAGGGAATTAGGTGCACTGTAGAGGAATTTAGACAATAGGGAGGCTTCCGCCATTGTAACAGCGGGGAGAGGGAAGGATAGGTGTCCTTAGAGGAAGGTCTGTGGCAGAGGGTTGAGGGAGTTCGCCTATGCTGGCCGTTTGCTGGGGTTAGGGAGATTATTTACTGACAGCTGAGGGGGATAATGCAGTTGGAAGTTCGAGGTGAGTGAAAAGTCTTGAAATGGTCACAGAAGAGAGCGAGAAAGTGAACCAGAGAGGACTAATGATCTGTGAGGCTGGAGGCACTGCAGCTTTTTGTGAAGTTGTTCCCTTCATTGATGTCAAATATGAAATCAGATGAATAGAACAATATTTAATTTGTCCCTTTAGCATAATCCTCTTGTAGAAATTAACAAAGCAATGCTGTAACACTGGGACCTGTTCTGTTGTTAAACCTGGACTTAAATGGCATTGGCTTATCCGGACAATTCCAAGCAAATTTAGAAACTGTTGGCGTCTAAGAGGAACACAGACCCAGAGAACAATACACCTAGCACACTTGGCCACACAACTTGACCAGGGCTGACTCATGTTTTATCAAGTCTAAGCGTAGGGATGTTTGCTCTCAGGAATGAGCTAAACTAAGACCACTTGGCTTTTCTCCAATTGGGGAATTCCAAGGATGCTGGAAGCATATGGATGAggttacagtagtccccccttatccacggggGATGTGttctaagacccccagtggatgcctgaaaccacagatagtaccaaaccatatgtatatactatgttttctcCAATACTGTAcatacacacctatgataaagtttaatttgtaaattaggcacagtaagagattaacaataataaagtAGAACAATTACAATATACTATAAAAAAAGtcatgtgaatgtggtctctcaaAATCTTATTGTATtgtactcacccttcttgtgatgatgtgaaatgataaaatgcctctgtgatgagatgaagtgaggtgaatggcTTAGGCATTGTGATGGAGCGTTACACTACCATTGACCTGACCATACAGAGGATCGTCTGCTTCTGAACTGCAGTTGACCACGAgtaactgaaacctcagaaagtgAAACCGCGGATGAGAGGGGACAACTGTGTAACAGAACAGTTGTAAAGACTCACCAAATGTGTTCTAGTACTTCCAGAAGAGTTCCATCTAAACACCCACCCACCCATACACACCTTCCTGTGGGAGAATCTGGCTGTAGTCCTGGGCTATAAGGATGCACTGAAGAAAGATCTGCCCCCCAACCACCTCTGCCTACATCACTAAAGCACAGGCAGTGTGTCTCATCTGAGCAGCTGGCATCTCAGCCAGCCACTACTCTCAGGCTTCACCTATTAGTCTTTTCCTCCACCTACTATCCCCTATTTTACAATTAGAACTATTATGGAGAAGCCCTTGCTCTGCTGAATACTAATGCCAGATCAGTTTCTAAGCCAAGGCAGAAGCATCCAACAATGGGTTAGAGAAATAGAGGGCATAAGGTAGGAGTGTGACAAATACCCTCCAAGCAGATCTCCACCTGGCCTCTAACTTCCCACTAGGTGTTTGAAACTATTCTGGGGAAGCCCTGTCCCACTCAGGATTAGGAAAGCAGGGTACTGGAGCCCCTACCATCAGCCCCTCAGCTTCCCTCACCCCCAGTGTGTCATTTTGGGAAGATGCTACAATCTGAGTCAGACAACAGAATAAGGAACATTTACTCTCAAGCAGAAAAGCAGTCAGGTGGAACTGCAGGGATCTCCTAAGAACCCTGGTATCTATGTCCAGGACCAAGAGAACCATGAAGAGGGCCCCTGAAATCTACAACAGCTTGGGCAGTGTCAGAGGAGAGGGGCCAGTTGCTTCTGTGTGACAGGTGACAGGCTTGGCATCATACATGCCGTGTATGACACTCATCCCTCATACTACCTGTTCTTTCCAAACCTTCGAGTTTCTCCCTAGAATTATTTTGTATAGTGCATCTAATTTATAAGAGCCAGAAGTCCTTTTTGGAATAACAAGTAGGTGTAAAAACCTACCCTTCTTCCTCTGTAATATCCCTCCAGTCCATTTCTTTGGTGTCCTCAGTACAACCAATGACATCCTGGTACTTGCTATGTGATGGGACTGATGCAATAATAATCTTCTAACCAGTTTCTCAGATGCCAGCCTTTTTCAGCTTTAATATATCCTGTACACCTCTTCTAGACCAATCCCCATCCCCCCCAAAAGTCCAATTTCATCACTTCCTGTGATTTAAGCATCTATGACAATTTACTACTAAATCCAAATCCTGTTCAAACAATCaaatcttcattttctccctgaCAAGTCTTTCTCTGCCCATGTGGCCAGGTTGCTCTCCTCACTACTCATGTGCTGTCTTTATCCTAGTGAAGTTGCTTTAGTCTTAATATTCCCTGCCCCTGGCTAGGGCACTCTTCTTGTCACTTGGAATCCCACTTTTCTCTAATAAGCAAACTCCACTCCTTCATGAAATCTTTAACCTCAGAAAACTTTCTGAAGACCAGTGACACTCTGAAATAGCCTTCATGTTAAATAATAAACAAGAGCTGAAACAACACAGGAAGAAGACTTATTTCCAAGccctatttttattcctttcccaaGACTAGAAAAATAGAATGTAAAGACTTTGTAATTGTTGGCATCTACCTTCTTTCTGATTAGTAAGCCAGCATCCTCTGGTTTACCAGCAGGAATAAAAGGAATGTGAAGAGCCCTCTGGCAACTGACTAGGGCCCTTGGCGTATGGAGACATCCCAACTGCTCATGTTGGAGCAGTGTCAATCAACTCTGAAATGGAATAGTAGTATCAGGTGATGACTAGCCTATGGAATAATACGTGAATCTTCACTTATGTATGATTACTAATACCAACAACCAAAAACATGCTGCTGTTTTCTTCTTATACTCATAATGATGTCTTAGTAACATGAACCCTTCATAAGTTCAATTAACATCAATAAAGAGTACATCAACAATTGATTAGTCGTTATGCATACAGCCAATGAATGacactcaaaaaaaaaccaataaaatctgttttttatgGATAATGAACATATCTACAATCTTCCATTGGACCAAAATCTCCTTTTCTCAAGTGAGTTTCTCTGTTCTAGGGCATACTTTATCATTCCATACATAGGAACTTActaaaaacagtaaaagaagCTCTGGGGACTGATGCTTACCAAAAGGCTCAATACATTTTTACATCACTGATGTCTCAAGACAGCACAGGGTCCCAGAGGCAGCTGTGGATCATTGAGCCCTGGCAACCAAGCACTGGCAGGAATGAATATGGACTGTGAAGGAATATGGACTGCAGTAACACTGGGGTGACATTCCAGAGCCATCCATAGCAGTGAGTCTTACCTTTTTAAAAGACACTCTTGGAAGTCTCTCCCCAGGAAAATGCATTTAAACTCAAAATACTACATATACTTCATAGCCTCCCATGAAACCCATCCATTCTTAGGGGTCCAAGACCCCAGATAAGAACTGTTGATCTGGATTTCTACCAGATACCCATTTACTCCTCCTATTGACGAGTCTGGAGCACATCCCTTCTCATTTTCCTGCTCAGATTTACAGCTACTCAGTAGATAGGTTATATATGTTGTGAGAAGGTATGGTGTAGTCAGGCTGCAGCCTTGTGAGTAGTCTATACTCCTTTAattattgcctttgtttttagttatttcagGGTTGGTCCACAGGACTTTCAGGGAGGGGAggcattaaatttttttcttcttataagacTCCCAAGGTAGGTCGGAAGCATAGAGAAGACTACACAGTCAAGTGCCCACAGGGGAATGTGGCAGGATTGGCAGTCGGTTGGTCTCTCTGCAGGATCTGTAAtgtcagagaaaggaaatcacCTGGAGGCTGGCATTGGCCCCTTCCGTTCCCAAGAGACAGATCCAGCCCTAAAACAGAAACGCCTACAAGGAAGGTCTGGGACTGGAATAGTTCTCATCACAGAAAATCCCTCTTCCAGGCCTGGTCCTAGATAAAGTGGCCACTCTGTATCAAGGTCAAAGAGCTGAAGAGGACTCCTTTTGGCTGGGGTTTCATATTGCTCTTGCAACTTGGCTTCATCTCATTTTTGCTCTGTCACTCTGGGTACCAATGGCTTTGGGCAGGTATAAGGAAGTGTCCATTCCTATCATTTGCTCTGACTGTCCTACACACAGATACCAAGTAAGGATGGAGCAAAGGCCTTGGCAATCACTCTTgccttcaatagatgaatggctGTAGTCCATCTAGTCCCTTAGTTGCACCTGTTTGTATTCCAAGCACTGAAAAACTTGCTCTGACAAAACTTGCCTTCTGGGATCTGGAGACAAAGCAAGGAGTTGTGACTACTGCTGGTCACTTCTGGAGCTGCCTTGAGGGTGACCATTAGAGACTTGAAACCACAATTTTCACTGAGGATCCAAACTTCAGATCACCTTTTATTTGCTTGCGGCTACTAAGGGGTCAAGGCAATGTTAGGGATGTAAAAAAATGCTGCAAGTGCCTATGAGATCAGGTTTTGTGGCAAGCTAGGGCCACCACTAATTCTCCATGATGACTTCTCCACAGGACTTGCTCAAGCACAAGCAAGGGACACACCAGTAATCAGCTGTGCACTATACACCGATTGCACCTAATGAGAAGAACAGATCACAGTCCTGCAACACAAACCTGCATACATCAAAGGTCCCAGTTGGCATTTTGGTCCAAGCTTAGCAAATCCCTTCCTGCTGTGAGATCAGGACAGAGGGGGCTAACAACACTCAGATGAGTGGTCACACCCCAAATCCAAAGCAGCAGCTTACAGGCCTCTGCTGCCTCACACCATACTCCAAACACAACAGCTGGCTTACATACCTATCCTACTtggggcctctctctctctgtgttctctCCTTACCTCTATTCTGTCACTTCCACAAGGGCTGGAGGCTGGCCCAAACACTCCTGGCCAGAGAACAGGCAAGGGCTGACACAAAGGATCCTGAGCAAGTGATTTAGTCACATCATCTAGATTAGTGTAATGATGGGGAAAACActggccaagaaaaaaaaaaaagacggaaTTTCCAAAAGGTAAATTTCTGTGTATTCACACCTAATCTTCAGAAGTCgtgtaaacaatttttttctaccttCCCCCATCATTTGCACAATTTTTGTCAAGTCCAAACGTAATTTAAAATGAGGTAGGTAGTTTCTCTCCACTCGTGCCTTCGTCTTTGTGGTGACTGTCGAGGCCTGTGTCAGGAAAGCACTAGTCTCCCGTGCCGGGGGAGTGCCCAGGGCAGGCACCAGTGACTGGTGGAGCTTCTCAGTTGgctattttctcaatttcatccAAATCATCTGTGTCCagtctttctattttcttatctggggggaaaaaagagaattcaaagagAGATCAACATGGGGCTACCATGAAGAGACAGTTAGGAAAGGGACAGCacagcagggagagaagaaactCACAGGTCTCTGCCCCACCTAGGGACGTGCCCTGCCTCCGGCCACAGCCATCCTTCATTTAACTCCAAAGGCTTCCAGTGCCTGAGCAAGGGACACTGATGGCACAGTCAGAGCCCAGGCTGCTCAGCTGGCCAAGGGGCAATTGTCATTCGAGTCCCTGAGCCCTGATCTCTCCAGGTGTGCTCTTTGAGAATGTCCATggtggaggaaaggaggggaatgTGGATAGGGACACAGGCCTCTCTCGGGGCCACATGAAAACCcacccttccccctgccccttgGACTTGCCCCTGTAAGGACAGGGCCCCGGCAGGAGACACTCCCAGGGACTCACTAAAATGCTCCTGGATCCTGTTCAGGATGTTCATGCTGTGCTTGCTGTCAACCATGTTCACCGCCAGGCCCCTCTTGCCAAAGCGGCCAGTGCGCCCAATCCGGTGCAGGTAGGTCTCGTTGTCCGGGTTCCCATCCTTGTCCACAGGAAGGTCAAAGTTGATGACAACAGACACCTGTTCAACATCAATACCTGTGTGAAGGAGAGTTGCAGAGGAGTAAGCACAGGAGACAAAATCATTGTCACCCAGAGTCAAGCCATGTATACCAactctgggtgggaggagggctcTGGGAGGGGCCAGCTCCGGGATTTGGGAACAAGGCAGaacccagaggaaagaaagaactcTGGCAGGACCTAACCAAATTATGCAATCAGTAAGAGAGCCTCTGCTAGATAAGGATCTGGAGAGGGTGCCCCAAGAGGAGCAGGCGCCCTTCTAAACCAGGCAGatgcctctgtttccttccaCCACGTCGGGACTCCTGGCTTCTGTGAAAGTTCTTATCTGCTGAGGGAGTCCAGTGTCTCCCAGAAAAGAATGTCACCCCTCACCCGTCCTCCCCCAAACCATCTGAGCTTCCCATATCCAAGGGTTTCTCCTGCTACCCGGAGCCCGGCAGACCAGGACACGTTCTCTGCTCACCGCGGGCACACACGTTGGTGGTCACCAGAACCTTCTCTTTGCCCTCTCGGAAGCGCTCAATCACTGCAGCCCTCTGCTCCACCATCATTTCACCACTCAGCAGGGCCACCTGGTGGCCTTCTTTTGAGAGCTCTGCTGCCAGCCAACTAGCTGTTTTGCGGGTCTAGAGTgaaaagaattgttttaaatgaagctacttgtaaaagaaaaaacaaagataccTGCGAAAAAGAGGCTTGTTGCCATTAAAATACATGAAAGTCCTGCTGAGTTCAGTCAGCAGGTTACCAATTTCTCAAACAGAATTTTAGCCACATTATTTtttttggacaaattacttaaatgATCTTAGTGTTCACCTAGGAAGAGTGTAGTTTGAGCCAAAGGTCTTCATTCCTAAATAGTCTatattcttaatgttttaaaattatttcattggaTGTTATCTGGAGTTTTCCAAGTTATCTCTAAGAAGTGGGTTCAGAGAAGGTTCAGTTCTTCAGTCTTGCCTTTATAACTCATTACAATCTGAGGAGCATATGCCCTGGGGCAGGTGGAGGTGATTCATCATTTTCCTTATCGTCACACAGAGGGAACCTGGTCCTCCTCGGAGTTAAGGGGGAGCTGGCTGACAGGGAGGGGATAGGGCAACACCCTCCAGGGGAGCTCCTCTCCCAGCaggcctgcagctgctgctgctactCACATGGCAGAAGATCATGGCTTGAGCAATGGTGATGGCCCCGTAGAGGTTACACAAGGCCTGGAATTTCTCATCTCTGTTATTGCAAAGGACGtaatactgcttgatggtgtccaGCGTCTCCTCCTCACGCTTCAGTTTGATAATGTTAGGATCTGGGACCACTTTCTGGGCAAATTTCCACACAGAGTCTTCAAAGGTGGCAGAGAAAAGCAGCATCTGGCAGTTTCTGGGCAGCATCCTGCAAGGGAATGCTGGATGACCCCGAGTGTTCACTGGAAGGAACTGAAGCACAGCCTCCTTAGGCTTGGATGGTCTATATCCCCAGGAAGGGGGCAAATGGGAGGAGGAGAATtacagggaggaggcaggagcagacATAGCACAGGGGCAGGGGTAGTGTTAAAGTCCTTGAGTCTCCTTCCTCAACCCAGCTGGGAGTATGATGGTCAGTGCTGACATGGAAATGGCCCATCAAACAAATGATTCTGGAAGTTGTAAAGAAGCTGGTAGGGGCAAGAAGAGGAATTTGCAGTAAAAGGAGAAGATATTGCAGATCAGGAGGCCGAGAAGTTCCTCCTGCCTCAGTGTTCCTACCTCTGGATGCGGATGCTCTGATCTTGGTGGCCCTGAGTAGCTATCATCACGTCAGCCTCATCCAGAACGAACACTTTGATCTTCTTGGGGTCAATGAACTTGAGCTTGGAGCACCAGTCCAGAACGGTCCCAGGGGTGCCAATGACAATGTGCTCACTGACCTTTTGACCTCTTTCCACTGTGGAGACAAGATGTTTTCCATGGGTATCCCCATGGCAAAGCCAGATTTCCTCTCTGAAAAATTCTAAAGCTATGATGTATTTTAATGCaattgttttgttgtttgcaTTAATATTTTAAGGAACGGTTAGGATATCACTACAGTCTTTAATGGAGAAACACaaaaaaacataatgttgaaaaGATATAGTAAGGATATAAACAATAAGATGAAAACCTCTTCAGCGGTATTCTTTTTCATAATCTTTAATCATCCAATTCTCTTTTAAGGATctgttatttttacttcttctctttcaagatcaTTCCCCCAGACCAGGATTGCATTTCCTCACAAGTAGACTTTTTTCTAAGTTCTCGCTCCAGTGCATTATCCTCCTCAGCTATCCCAGTATCTACATCACACAAGTCAGTTGCCTTTACGTGACCCCTGCCCAGGTCAGCAAATAGGATTCATTTTGAAAGgttttgtcttctcaaagaaacacAGACTGTCTCTCTTCGATAAAGTATTTCCCAAGACTAGGTCTGGCCGACCATGACATGTTCTTGGCCCTGTGCAGTCTGAAATTGAGAATTTGGCTTTTAAGTTTGAATTAGTTGGTACCTATTGATTCAATTTTTAGTCCTTAATTACAACCTTGACCAGACACACACAAGTCCCTTCTGGTCACAGCCAAAGTTTTGCCCAAATGTGAATTTGAGTCAATTCAAAGCTAACAAATGCTGCTTCTTACTTAACAAACCAATGATTACccctcataaaaaaattattcaaaatccTCTGCCATTCTAATGCAAAtccaaattataatattttaaatgtcttatgaTCATTTTCcattaagttttattatttacttttttcttcagaACTAACCTCAAGTTGGCATTAGGACATTGTGCGCAGAGTGGATTTCTGCAAGTCATAAAGTCACAGGTTTATGTTAAAGATCCACAGAACTTAACCAAACTtccaacaaattttaaatatcgTTAGTTTGttgtaaaacaaatgaaagtagaaaagatgaatagagaaaaaagaataataaaaataagctcCTAGAGTTAATCGCCATGACcattctagaacatttttgttcttctaatgacattaaaaagaaattaggcAATTAAAGAAATCCAGAATTTGGAACATTTTATAAGCAACTAGTCTAGTCTGTTCAAATAGTCAAATGTAATGAGGTGGGGGAGAATGTAAGGAGACTCTTCCAGATTAAAAAAAGCTTAAGAGATACAACCAAATGCAGTGCATACACACTGACTCAATTTTggttcaaaaacaaaacagccatAAAGATACACTTTTGGGACAactggggaaaaatgaaaatggagtaaatgttagttattagagaatctgttaatttttttggttATGATAGGGTATTGTGGGTATGCTGAAGAATGTCCTTCCTATGAAATGCATGGTAAAGTATTTAGGAATAAAGAGCCACAGTGTCtgaaatttactttcaaatggttcaccaaaaatacacaaatgcatacagataaagcaaatatggcaaaatgttaagtTTGCAAATCCAAATGGGGGGGCACACATGTTCACTGTATTATTTCAACTgcatatg of the Equus quagga isolate Etosha38 chromosome 13, UCLA_HA_Equagga_1.0, whole genome shotgun sequence genome contains:
- the LOC124250707 gene encoding ATP-dependent RNA helicase DDX19B — translated: MATDSWALAVDEQEAAAESLSNLHLKEEKTKPDANGAVVKTSTNAEKTDEEEKEDRAAQSLLNKLIRSNLVDNTNQVEVLQRDPNSPLYSVKSFEELRLKPQLLQGVYAMGFNRPSKIQENALPLMLAEPPQNLIAQSQSGTGKTAAFVLAMLSQVEPANRYPQCLCLSPTYELALQTGKVIEQMGKFYPELKLAYAVRGNKLERGQKVSEHIVIGTPGTVLDWCSKLKFIDPKKIKVFVLDEADVMIATQGHQDQSIRIQRMLPRNCQMLLFSATFEDSVWKFAQKVVPDPNIIKLKREEETLDTIKQYYVLCNNRDEKFQALCNLYGAITIAQAMIFCHTRKTASWLAAELSKEGHQVALLSGEMMVEQRAAVIERFREGKEKVLVTTNVCARGIDVEQVSVVINFDLPVDKDGNPDNETYLHRIGRTGRFGKRGLAVNMVDSKHSMNILNRIQEHFNKKIERLDTDDLDEIEKIAN